The region TGCCTTAGATTTTCTCAGCAACTTCGACTGGGAAAAATATAAGTACGAAAGAATGATGCTCTCCATGAAAGAGAAGAAGATTCTGAAAGAGGAAGACACACCGACAGTGGGATAAATCTGATACTTTTTTAATTTTAAATATATGACGAAAACATCTGCCAATGTTGTGGAAATCGTCGAAATAACACAGAGAATACATCCGGGCGTCTTAGGGTGTTGGAGTAATCCATCTAAAGATATTGAAGTCGCTCGGATCTAAAGATTAGAGCTGTCATGCTGAACGAAGTCGAAGCATCCATGTTTTATACAAAAGATTTCTCCGCTGTCGAAATGACAGTACCGGAAGTTTTTCAGTTTGTCTTATGAAATTCCTCCTAAACTATAGATTTACAAAGTTGAGTAAGATCAACAAGAGTGATGAATCACACCCGAGCGTATCCAGACTTTGGAGCCGAGGCTATTGAGGTGTTGCACTAACCCATCACTATGTCTTGGAGTAACGTTAGTTTAAAGGTTAGTTATTTTTATGATTGGCAGAACAAACTTTTCTCTATTAAAATAAAAGCTTAGAGCTGTCATTCTGAGGGAATCGAAGCATCTCACTGCTTTATATGAAAAGATTTCTCCGCCGTCGAAATAACAAGAGTGAAATTACATCAGCGAGATGACATTGGTCACACGACAGCCTTAAAATGACAAAGGTGAAATGAAACTATTCTGTTAACCACTTAGGATGGTGTTTCAAAACGGTATGATACACAGGGCAGCTTTCTGCATGCGAACCTTTCAGATAGCCGATGCTCATCAGAAATTCATTTACAATTTCTCCGCCTGTGAATTTAAAGGTTTTCTTAAAAAGCTTCATCCATTCCGGTAATGTTTTCGGGTGATGATGCTCCAGCCATTTTTCAAATGAACAGAATTCTTCCTGCAAACCGACAATTGTTTTTGCATTTTCTATGGCTGCATTCACTTTTAATTTATTTCTGATAATTCCGGGATCGCTCAGAAGCCTTTCACGGTCAGCTTCTGTATAATGGGCTACTTTTTCGATGTCAAAGTTGCTGTACGCTTTTCTGAAGCTTTCTTCTTTTTTAAGGATCGTCTCCCAGCTCAATCCAGCCTGATTGATCTCCATGAT is a window of Candidatus Chryseobacterium colombiense DNA encoding:
- a CDS encoding DNA-3-methyladenine glycosylase I, yielding MSYCLAIDRMQPESRRELHKNYHDNHYGFPIHDDNELFGRLIMEINQAGLSWETILKKEESFRKAYSNFDIEKVAHYTEADRERLLSDPGIIRNKLKVNAAIENAKTIVGLQEEFCSFEKWLEHHHPKTLPEWMKLFKKTFKFTGGEIVNEFLMSIGYLKGSHAESCPVYHTVLKHHPKWLTE